In Cryptomeria japonica chromosome 10, Sugi_1.0, whole genome shotgun sequence, a genomic segment contains:
- the LOC131034944 gene encoding G-type lectin S-receptor-like serine/threonine-protein kinase At2g19130, producing the protein MAVKYLFIAITVSIAVHNCSGVSLDGGDTLRLGTSLTGNQTLISKNGTFALGFFSPTGTNNWYIGIWYAPTSQKAIVWVANRDNPVRNMPGVLKFSREGHLRLLDREGRSVWWTDIGEKGSRAVITDSGNFIMLDAHNESAIVWESFAHPTDTWLPGMNMWKGMKLTSWKSSSDPASGLFSFGMDMSPGKTQMVMFFNNTVPYWSSGDCIGHNHFSKVPELEGQKKIQASCVTLSASRIYIHFGLNPIDHMITGRFLLDENGEFELYFWMDDGRWSFRWSTYRGQCSDYEICGANGLCNANDVCSCVEGFAPKHGSQGWWSSGCARRKPLQCSVTEGTTDGFLEAKNQYLPEKEAVLINNEPTQQGCRAACLNNCSCTAFALAISDSPVCRLWFGDLFGMSVSSEGQSVFVRLAASEFPHLISEQSNKTPALTILLSATASFLVLSALLSAVFILWKRRRLSKKNLEEEVPLSLRKFSYKELRIATENFRHKLGSGAFGSVYKGTLPDKTLVAVKRLEGSTQAEKQFRAEIITTGRLQHVNLVRLWGFCIEHSQRLLVYAYMPNGSLNSFLFCKPKDVEKVLNWKTRFQIALGTARGLVYLHEECRDRIIHCDIKPENILLDSDFSPKVADFGLAKLVGRDFSRVLTTTRGTRGYVAPEWISGLPITPKADVYSFGMTLLEIISGRRNLDLTVEESRLYFPIWASSQIQRGNILDVVDATIASEADIKEVRRAAVVGGLCIQDDENERPSMSEVVKILEGRMEAALPKIPRSLQVLVGQVDDDNDHCGKHPPI; encoded by the coding sequence ATGGCGGTGAAGTATTTGTTCATAGCCATAACTGTTAGTATTGCAGTGCATAATTGCAGCGGTGTAAGTTTGGATGGTGGCGATACGCTTCGATTGGGGACTTCGCTCACTGGAAATCAGACCCTAATTTCCAAGAATGGCACGTTTGCATTGGGATTTTTCAGTCCCACGGGAACGAATAATTGGTATATTGGCATCTGGTATGCACCAACCTCTCAGAAAGCCATAGTTTGGGTGGCTAACAGAGATAATCCTGTCAGAAACATGCCTGGCGTTCTCAAGTTTTCGAGAGAAGGTCATCTCAGATTGCTTGATAGAGAGGGCCGGTCAGTTTGGTGGACTGATATTGGCGAGAAAGGATCACGGGCTGTAATAACGGACTCTGGTAATTTCATTATGCTGGACGCCCACAACGAGTCAGCAATTGTTTGGGAGAGTTTCGCGCACCCCACAGATACATGGTTGCCTGGCATGAATATGTGGAAAGGCATGAAGCTGACTTCCTGGAAGAGTTCTTCGGATCCTGCCAGTGGGCTCTTCTCTTTCGGAATGGACATGTCTCCAGGGAAGACGCAGATGGTGATGTTCTTTAACAACACTGTTCCATATTGGTCCAGTGGAGACTGCATTGGACACAATCATTTTTCTAAGGTTCCAGAATTGGAAGGTCAGAAGAAAATTCAAGCGTCATGTGTGACGCTTTCTGCTTCAAGAATATATATCCATTTTGGCCTAAACCCGATTGATCATATGATCACGGGGCGGTTTCTGTTAGATGAGAACGGCGAATTTGAACTTTACTTCTGGATGGATGATGGTAGATGGAGTTTCAGGTGGTCGACATACCGAGGTCAATGCAGTGACTATGAAATCTGCGGGGCAAATGGACTGTGCAATGCGAATGATGTGTGTAGTTGTGTCGAGGGCTTCGCCCCCAAGCATGGGTCTCAAGGTTGGTGGTCAAGTGGGTGTGCTAGGCGAAAACCCTTGCAATGCTCTGTCACGGAGGGAACAACCGACGGCTTCTTGGAAGCCAAGAACCAATACTTGCCCGAAAAAGAAGCTGTCTTAATCAACAACGAGCCAACACAGCAAGGCTGCCGGGCTGCATGTCTCAACAATTGCTCCTGCACAGCCTTTGCTTTAGCTATTTCTGATTCCCCTGTCTGCAGATTGTGGTTTGGAGATTTATTTGGAATGAGCGTTTCGTCCGAGGGCCAATCCGTCTTCGTCAGGCTGGCTGCTTCTGAGTTCCCACACTTGATATCAGAACAAAGcaacaaaacccctgcacttacaATTTTACTTTCTGCCACCGCATCATTTTTGGTTCTTTCGGCTCTCCTGTCAGCGGTATTTATTCTGTGGAAACGTCGAAGGCTGTCGAAGAAAAACCTTGAAGAGGAAGTGCCATTGTCGCTCAGAAAGTTCAGTTACAAAGAGCTGCGAATTGCAACGGAGAATTTCAGGCACAAGCTGGGTAGCGGAGCATTCGGCTCTGTTTACAAAGGAACTCTGCCGGACAAAACTCTTGTTGCGGTTAAAAGATTAGAGGGTTCTACGCAAGCAGAAAAACAATTCCGTGCTGAAATAATCACCACTGGCAGATTACAGCACGTGAATTTGGTTAGGCTGTGGGGATTCTGTATAGAACATTCACAAAGGTTACTGGTGTATGCCTACATGCCCAACGGTTCCCTGAATTCCTTCCTCTTCTGTAAGCCGAAAGACGTAGAGAAGGTGTTGAACTGGAAGACCCGGTTTCAGATCGCATTGGGCACTGCAAGAGGATTGGTTTATCTGCATGAGGAATGCAGGGATCGCATCATTCACTGCGATATCAAGCCTGAAAACATTCTCCTCGACAGCGACTTCAGCCCAAAGGTGGCAGATTTTGGGCTAGCAAAGCTGGTAGGTAGAGATTTCAGCCGAGTACTGACAACCACAAGAGGAACTCGTGGGTACGTGGCTCCTGAGTGGATCTCCGGCCTTCCTATCACTCCCAAGGCGGACGTATACAGTTTTGGCATGACGTTGTTGGAAATTATATCAGGCCGAAGAAATCTTGATTTAACAGTGGAAGAAAGTAGATTGTACTTTCCTATCTGGGCTTCATCTCAGATTCAGCGGGGAAACATATTAGATGTTGTGGATGCAACGATAGCAAGTGAGGCAGATATCAAAGAGGTGAGAAGAGCAGCTGTGGTGGGTGGGCTGTGCATTCAAGACGATGAGAATGAGAGGCCGAGCATGAGTGAAGTGGTGAAGATATTGGAAGGCAGAATGGAGGCTGCTTTGCCAAAAATTCCGAGGTCTCTACAGGTCCTAGTAGGTCAGGTTGATGACGACAACGATCACTGCGGTAAACATCCTCCCATATAA